A window of Benincasa hispida cultivar B227 chromosome 9, ASM972705v1, whole genome shotgun sequence genomic DNA:
TTACATGTCAATTGAATATTGGTCAATTGTCTGTcatttgaacaattaattacCAAGATTTAGTTCTTTTGTTCATCTGTCATTCTCCTTCCCCACTCAACCACTGGTGATGCATATAAGATTTGGATCTTCCTTGAGATCACAAAATGATTCTCAAATGTGTaatggaaaatcaaaataatctaatatatgtttttttggTACATATAATGTGGGAAGTTGAGTGTATTAAGGACATCGAATGTGTAGAAGATATACTATGTTAGGTAAGCTAAGCTCTTTTTTATgggattttgaaataattaaaatcatttatgttatatttaaaatcacttttattaaTGTGTTTAGTTATTATAAATTACTTTGGGTGTGTTTGGGATAAgaactattttaaactataataaccattTCTTACTAccgtaaatactatttcaaaatctttatttactactgtttttattattttacattcacaattttttattatttactatagtatttactatttcattctcaaattaaaatagtttacacttcaaaaatatactattataacccaaactaaaattatTTACACCTCAAATACTATCTATTATAACCCTATTATAATAACTTAGGACTATAATAAGCAACTCTTTGTTCCAAACGTCCCCTTTAATGTTTAGTTTCACTTTTAACCATTTTTgtatcaattttgattttaaatgaatATAAACATGTTTCAAAGTGATTTTCTTTGAAACTTTCGAACATACCCAAAATTTACCTCATTTCATGCCAAATTGAAATTACTCAaaacaattaataaatattaaaaaatctcGGCCCAATACTATTTTCTGAACGTTTCCTCTTTTAACTCTACCTTATTGATTAGGTATTTAGCCCATTTTACCATTTTATTTCTTTCCATGTCATAattcatttgaattttaatCCAATTGGAAGCCTGATAAAATTTTAGCCAGAAATATATAGATAAACCAAGTTAACAAAATTCCACGAAACATGGATTCGAACAAAATATTAATCATCTGGTTTCATGAACGTCTAGTAAAGGAAACAACAAAAGGAGATCAATTAGAACAAATAAATTTAGTAACAAGAGCAGTAAAACTGAACTAAAGTAGAACGTTTTTAGTCTTTCACAGAGAAAATTACATCAAATCCACTAAGATTTCGAATAAGTCGACAATGGTGATTGAAATGTTAATATCAAACATAAAGTTATAAATATCTAAAGTGAAGATGAGAGCTAGGCTAACTACCCAGATTCTGATACAGTACTCTCATCATCCAAATCCTGGATAAAGATTTCAGTGGGTTCAAGGCATCCTCTCAGAGATTCATGTCCCAATTGTGCTCGTTCATTATCCCCGAAGCCGAATATTTTTCCTTCCTCAGTAACCGCGACAGTGTGATACAGCCCCGTGCTGATTTGAGAAACACGGTGAGTTCTTAAGCTGTCGAGGCTTCGAGGTCTCAAGACTTTGTCAGATACTCCTCTGTCTGGAAATCCAAGGCTACCAAACCCCATCCACCCAAAACCATAAACGGTACCGTTGTCCACCAACACAAAAGTTTTCCTCTTTCTCGCACATACCTGaaacaaaaacattatcaaATAAGCCCTTAATAACACGATCTTAAATCCTAATACAGATTATGTAAGATATGCAGCATCTAATATTTCAAGCCTGTGTTATGAGCTACTTCATCGACTCTCAAAAAGGGAGGCACTAAAGGGAAGCAAATAGGAATCACACACAGTTTTGGTTTGGTAACGATCCAGACCTGCACTGCAAGGTGGTTCTTAAGGCTGTTTAGGGGTTGAGGAATAGTCTTATCAATCTCATCTCCATGGCCCAGGGCACCACAGTAGCCTTTTCCCCAAGTATAAACCTGTAATGAGAAATCAACTAAAACCATGTCACAACAGTTCTTGCAATGATCTGCCTAAACTAAAACATAGGATGTTAATAAGGTTAATATGTTCATCTTAAATTTGGGAACTAACAAATCCATTCGAATCTAATGCCACTGCATGCTCATCTCCAGCAGATACAGAAACAACATGAATATCCTTCAATCTAAATGTCTGTAGGACACGAGGCTGGAACTCATTGTGCTGCTCTCCATGGCCAAGGCAGAAATTAGATCCTGACCCAAAAGAGTATACTCTCCCATCATTAACTACGGCCAATACATAGCTTGGACCAGCAGCAATCTGAATTACAGATCCAATTTCCAGAAGCCGTTGAACAATCTTTGGAGTAGGTCCCTCTAGAGTATCGCCATGGCCAAGCTGACCATATGTGTTTGTTCCACATGTATAGACGTGGCCTTGTCTTGTTAAAAACACTGAAAAATTAAGCCCCACAGAGACCTGAAGAAAATTTACATGCTATAGTTACCAAGTAGTTCATCGTTTCaaccaagcatgaatgcatGTTTATGGAGGTATCTACGGCTTTAGTTCCCTTCTTTTGTAGTACTACATTCCATCAACAAAATATGTGAATCCACTTAAAAAAAGAATAGATGTATATTAAGGCACGCAGTTGTCAACTGGTTAACTACATCCAGTTCTATCTTCAGCCTGTATATGACGTTgtaattaaatgtaaaattcAATCAAATCACAGAAGGAAAATACATATTTGACAAATTAAACAGCGATTAAAAGCATATTACCTGCTTGCAAGGAATTCCATTTAATGCTTCAACAAGTCTAGGTCTAAAGATTTGACAGCTTGTATCTCTGTGCCCACAACAAAATGATGAATTATCTCCACAGGTGAAAACCTATTGGAGAAGACAAGCCATTGGGTTACCAAAGAGTCAAAGACATTAATTGAGAGCGACATCCATGAAACCATATACTACAGCGTCAACAAGTGAGACATGAAATAACTACAGCAGAAAAACCTAGTTAACAACGATCGGCAAACACCTGTTCCTTTCATGCACTACTAAGGCATCAATCTAAGTACTACGAAGTTGAGAGATTCGATACAGCCATTTAAGGTTTATCATGATTTATAAAATGAGAAAAGTAGAACTTAGGAAGATAAGAGTCTTCGATTTCCAACATGGTACTTCTAATAATTAAAGCTACGAGCTCAATTAAGGATCAAATTAGCAATAAGACTATCAAAATTCTATAATACAGGAACTCATAGACATCAACTTTTCTTACAGTCACTGATCAAATCAGTAGAGAAATACCAAATGTTAAAGTGTACAGTTTATTTGGGATTAGAAAGATACTGAAAAAGAACATCCACATACAGAGAGGGGAAGCACAAAATCTGTGTGAAGCAGACGTGAAAACAGTATATAGCAGATCAAACATAGTAAAGATTATTATATAGATCAAATCCaacataagattaaattgttgACCTGTCCTGATTGTGTGACAAAAGCAGCATGATTGTGAGAAGCAGAAACTTGCTCAACGTGTATAGAAGGTGGAAAATTTATTCGGGTAAATGTTACACATTGCGTAGTTTCAGAGCCATGACCCAGAACACCACATAAGCTGGAACCACAAGAGTATACTGATGCATTGCTGATCAGTAATGTATGATATCTTCCAGTTGCTATCTGCATCTGCTATAAAATAAATAGGAAAATAACTTCAAATTCTCTTCCACAAATCATAGGTATAAAAAAGAATCTGCAGCAAACATAATCTTAGAACTCAATGATACAAttgtacaacctatagaacagATCCTATTCAAGTAAAGCCAtccataataaatataatctacGCTATAAAGAACTGATTTGTCCAAAATAATGAATTCTAATGCAGAAGATAGTAGATGATTCTTTCATGCAAATAAGCAAAATCCAAGCACACTCATTCAACTAAAAGAAAAGCAATATAGTTCTAAAAGAAATAATACATTGCCTTCTGAGGTCTCAACGATGTTGGAAGATTTCTCCACCAATTGCAGGAACCGAAAAACCCGTTTCCACTTCCCTTGACAGCGATCAAAAAGTTGTCTTTTGGAATCCTCTCCCATTCCGGAATAAATGTTGTGTGATATACATAACTGAAATGCTGCAAAATCAACTAATGACTGAAACTTGAGAGGGTACAGCTCATGGCTCCCTCCAAACAACTTGCAAGTCAACTCCAAGCAAACAAGATCATAAGTGTTCAGCCGACCAGACGTTAGAACTTCTAAGATCAAATGCGAAGGCAAATCCGCAAATGAAGTCGAATGAAGCCATTTAGCCATGTTTTCAGTCAATATGACTTTCCAAGCTTGAATGAAATCTCAACCAAAAATCCCCCTGAAATACAGTTAAAACTGATTCCCAGCTAATTACAGAGATGCTGACAGATGTAACCAACTCTGGCCAACACACAAGGGTTGTCAAATTTTTAGGCGAAATCTCAAGCAGTTAAAGCAACATATAAAGAACACATCAGAAGGGAGGAAAATATGGGAAATAGAGTATAAAAAAGGCGTTCTTGAAAAGAATTTCAGCCGTAATGAGTACAATGATTGGAAACAAATCATCAGATGGGACAAATGACACCCACACAAGTTATCCCAAGTTGAAGAAATACAATTTCTTTTTCCTGCAAAAATCAACAAAGCCAGTAGAAACAATTAGAATGCAGTAAATTACCTCAAAGAAAATGACAAAATAGCAGTAACAAATTTCAAGTTGACCCAATATTCAAAGGTGGTTCATACTTAAAAGTAGTTGAGataactaaataattaattggTTCAGACAACCAATGTTACTGACAAAAAGAACAGGgatgaatttgaaaatgaacGATGATGTTGATGAGAGAAAAAAGAGGCTTTATGATTGCAATGTGTGGCACAGGACCAAGCATGCAACAAATTAAAGATTAATACAGTAATCAAAAGCAAGAGTGATTATTACAAGGCTTGTTAGTGCCGGTCACTAACTTTTCTGCagaaaacttaaaattaaacaacTTCAATGACAAATGAAAAGGGGGATGAGAAAGAATGTTAATAAGCGAcaactttggattctcactaacggaaagagacagagagagcAGGCTAGAGTGATGATTACATAAGCTTGTGACTGCCGGTCACTCGCTTTTCTGCAGAAAAGTTAAGATTCAATTACCTTCACTGACAAATGGAACAGCAATGAGAAGGGAAGTGTATTGGCGACGAAAATGGACTCAGAACTTTCCTTAAAGCCCTCTCTCTCTCCAAATAACATACTCTGTTTTTTCCATTTCAAGTAAGGGAATTTCAAAACACAAATGAAAGGATTTAGACGATGTGTCTGATAAAAATAAAGAGTAATTCGCAAAAAACCATCGTTCAGGTCGCTGTAGTCCAAGCACCTCTTATCATAATTTTGGAGTTAGACCTAACAACTTTCACATGAATCACCATAGGAAAATTCTTTTTCCCTTAAAGAAGCTCGTGCTTTCAGAAAAATTTCTAAATACGCGTCAAACACAGCTATCAGCACACACTCACATGTCAAATTGAAAACCCATTAAGAATTGAATCACAATTCCTGAAAAACCCAAACTTCCTACTTCCATccatacatttgaagaaaaagaagtgcATCGTTCACAGAATTTGGGCCTTCTCCGACAAATAAACAACTAGAATCCACCCCGGATTATCGGTCAATAATATACAGCATTTCAAACAAGATCCTCCGACTTTTAGGAAGACATTATGGATTATAATCGATTTCATAACAATTCAGATCTTGTTTTAGGCAAATCAAAGTAAACAACAATTAGAATGAAGAAAAGTATCTGCTGACTGAGTATATGTGTATACAGAATCAAttggaagaaaggaaaagaaggaaagaaaccTGTGGATTAAGAATTGAGATGTTGCGCTCTGACTTTTAGAAGAAAGTGCAAAATCCTCCT
This region includes:
- the LOC120086611 gene encoding ultraviolet-B receptor UVR8 isoform X1, with product MAKWLHSTSFADLPSHLILEVLTSGRLNTYDLVCLELTCKLFGGSHELYPLKFQSLVDFAAFQLCISHNIYSGMGEDSKRQLFDRCQGKWKRVFRFLQLVEKSSNIVETSEGNQMQIATGRYHTLLISNASVYSCGSSLCGVLGHGSETTQCVTFTRINFPPSIHVEQVSASHNHAAFVTQSGQVFTCGDNSSFCCGHRDTSCQIFRPRLVEALNGIPCKQVSVGLNFSVFLTRQGHVYTCGTNTYGQLGHGDTLEGPTPKIVQRLLEIGSVIQIAAGPSYVLAVVNDGRVYSFGSGSNFCLGHGEQHNEFQPRVLQTFRLKDIHVVSVSAGDEHAVALDSNGFVYTWGKGYCGALGHGDEIDKTIPQPLNSLKNHLAVQVCARKRKTFVLVDNGTVYGFGWMGFGSLGFPDRGVSDKVLRPRSLDSLRTHRVSQISTGLYHTVAVTEEGKIFGFGDNERAQLGHESLRGCLEPTEIFIQDLDDESTVSESG
- the LOC120086611 gene encoding ultraviolet-B receptor UVR8 isoform X2, with translation MAKWLHSTSFADLPSHLILEVLTSGRLNTYDLVCLELTCKLFGGSHELYPLKFQSLVDFAAFQLCISHNIYSGMGEDSKRQLFDRCQGKWKRVFRFLQLVEKSSNIVETSEGNMQIATGRYHTLLISNASVYSCGSSLCGVLGHGSETTQCVTFTRINFPPSIHVEQVSASHNHAAFVTQSGQVFTCGDNSSFCCGHRDTSCQIFRPRLVEALNGIPCKQVSVGLNFSVFLTRQGHVYTCGTNTYGQLGHGDTLEGPTPKIVQRLLEIGSVIQIAAGPSYVLAVVNDGRVYSFGSGSNFCLGHGEQHNEFQPRVLQTFRLKDIHVVSVSAGDEHAVALDSNGFVYTWGKGYCGALGHGDEIDKTIPQPLNSLKNHLAVQVCARKRKTFVLVDNGTVYGFGWMGFGSLGFPDRGVSDKVLRPRSLDSLRTHRVSQISTGLYHTVAVTEEGKIFGFGDNERAQLGHESLRGCLEPTEIFIQDLDDESTVSESG